The following proteins come from a genomic window of Montipora capricornis isolate CH-2021 chromosome 9, ASM3666992v2, whole genome shotgun sequence:
- the LOC138015650 gene encoding uncharacterized protein, giving the protein MVSKLMNVRVSYQVFIARWKRVATCFVDRTENRPDDSTALDALKKIHEPFSPMGPLLLTLSEGQRLESFLKNVPSKSPYLVCTGADKSAGSEEQIFLIIDEDVLLECTQVSKDHCLFTSSLLTLMAIYYSCNLQYEDDRKHLFKFFEEHILGIIPKRKPYILKQLENKLLSKMNKALPGSMNAVN; this is encoded by the exons ATGGTATCAAAGTTGATGAATGTCAGGGTTTCTTATCAAGTATTCATAGCTCGGTGGAAAAGAGTGGCCACCTGTTTTGTTGATAGGACAGAAAACAGACCAG ATGACTCCACTGCATTGGATGCATTAAAGAAAATCCATGAACCATTTTCACCTATGGGACCATTACTTCTGACATTGAGT GAAGGTCAGAGATTGGAATCATTTCTGAAAAATGTCCCTTCAAAGTCACCATACCTAGTTTGTACTGGTGCTGACAAGAGCGCAGGATCTGAGGAACAAATTTTTCTCATCATTGATGAAGATGTCCTATTGGAATGCACTCAAGTTTCAAAGGATCACTGTCTTTTTACTTCATCTCTTTTAACATTGATGGCAATTTATTATTCTTGTAATCTACAGTACGAAGATGACCGTAAACATCTGTTTAAATTCTTCGAAGAGCATATTTTGGGCATTATTCCTAAACGTAAGCCATACATACTAAAGCAGCTTGAGAACAAGCTGCTAAGCAAAATGAACAAGGCTCTTCCAGGTTCCAtgaatgctgtaaactag